A window of the Corythoichthys intestinalis isolate RoL2023-P3 chromosome 6, ASM3026506v1, whole genome shotgun sequence genome harbors these coding sequences:
- the lamtor1 gene encoding ragulator complex protein LAMTOR1, with the protein MGCCYSSDNETADQDNERKPLITHPNPVSKPPNGTDWITPTVPSARTDEQALLTSILTKTAQNIIDVSAADSVMMEQHEYMDKARQYSTKLAVLSSSMPQKKALALPSLTSQPHQVLASDLVPYSDVQQVSKIAAYAYSAISQIKVDAKEELVVQFAIP; encoded by the exons ATGGGCTGTTGTTACAGCAGCGACAACGAGACAGCAGACCAG gATAATGAACGCAAGCCGCTAATAACCCACCCGAACCCTGTAAGCAAACCCCCAAATGGTACAGACTGGATCACTCCTACGGTCCCCTCAGCCCGAACAGATGAACAGGCTCTCCTTACATCCATCCTCACCAAAACCGCACA GAACATCATCGATGTGTCAGCAGCTGACTCTGTCATGATGGAGCAGCATGAATATATGGACAAAGCTCGGCAATACAG TACAAAACTTGCTGTATTGAGCAGCAGTATGCCCCAGAAGAAAGCCTTGGCTCTCCCCTCCCTCACCAGCCAACCCCACCAAGTGCTCGCCAGTGACCTGGTGCCATACTCGGATGTTCAGCAG GTATCCAAGATAGCGGCGTATGCCTACAGTGCAATCTCTCAAATCAAAGTGGATGCTAAAGAAGAACTAGTGGTCCAGTTTGCCATTCCTTAA
- the lrrc51 gene encoding leucine rich repeat containing 51 has product MMYGAPVDLSFKDISNLADALSEEPSSGLRPMRRNSLGKFQSGSLRLNNNHITNLYDLHKTISHFLAKPSLLAWLDLSFNRITNIDKVLCELPQLRVLYLHGNRIFTLSEVDKLQSLSHLHTITLHGNMIETNKAYRNHVISALPRIKTMDFSVVTPQERDLAQIWHKSSPGKRIKETLK; this is encoded by the exons ATGATGTATGGGGCGCCAGttgatttatcttttaaagacATCAGCAACTTGGCAG aTGCACTGTCAGAGGAACCTAGCAGTGGTCTGCGGCCTATGAGGAGAAATTCACTAGGAAAGTTCCAAAGTGGTTCTTTACGTCTCAATAACAACCATATCACAAACCTATATGACCTTCACAAGACGATCAGCCACTTCCTGGCTAAACCGTCCCTGCTCGCCTGGTTGGACCTTTCTTTTAACCGTATCACAAACATCGACAAA GTTTTGTGTGAGCTGCCCCAACTACGGGTGTTGTATCTTCATGgtaaccgtatttttacactgtCAGAGGTAGACAAGCTGCAAAGTCTCTCACATCTGCACACCATCACCCTAcatggaaatatgattgaaacaaACAAGGCCTACAG AAATCATGTGATATCAGCTCTCCCCCGAATAAAGACAATGGACTTCAGTGTTGTGACCCCTCAGGAGCGGGACTTGGCACAAATCTGGCACAAAAGCAGCCCAGGCAAAAGAATTAAAGAAACACTGAAGTGA